CAGTAAAAACGCTACGAAATACGATAAAATATTAATGCCGATACATGTGCAAACTGCATGAGCAATCTGCTACACTTTCTGCGAAGTTCCGAGTAAATCGACAATGGCAGATATAATGGTACCTGGAACTTTATTAGTAATACTTCTTGGCAAAACTTATAAACAGCCGAGAAAAGAAACGTAAACCAAacactgaaaatgaaaaattctccTCGACTATACTAAGTCAAGCGATAAAATTTTAGTACCCAGGTAGCAACAAATACAAGAGAACACTAATATACTAAACGGAATTAGAAGGGTCAAATGGTTGGTTCCATTAGATTTGGCCGCCAGCCTTGTGATACTGAGATATATGAGCCTTTAACCCAAAAAGACCGAAGGTCTTCCCGCAATACTTGAGATACGATTCATCGGCTGGGCATTGCATTTTCCTGTAAAtgatcaataaattgttaaacaTAGGAAACCCGATTACGATTAAGATCTTAGTATCATCAAATATGACTTGCCCAATTCCGTATCGATACATGAGGCGGTACGCACCTCAATCGTCCTTAAAGCCGCTTGCGTTCCGCTCCTTGTTGTCCTACCACGTCGATATGTTGGCCAAATAACAGATAAATAAACACAATGAGCTTACAAgggcaaaatataaaaactgtaaagaaaactgataaaaattataattgaaAAACTCACGGATCAACGATGCCTTATGTTGAGAGTTCTTAACAGTGTTGATACTGAGCAAAATTATGTGTCCCACCATTTCGAGATGTTTTATCTTGTGCCACTTAATAAATGTAGGAAGTAATTCGTATGCATACTGGACAGCTTTGAGGGAAGGGTTGCTTTCCATCGATCCTTCAATGTCTTCCCAGACGCAAACTGCCATTTTAGAAGCGCTCCACAAGTATTCGAAGCATTCGATGGCTTGAGAACGCTTTTCAAACTTCACAGAATCACGAATTTCAATCGTGGTGGAAGCGGAAAGTTCTAGTAAACGCTCCAGTAGAGAAAGAATCCCAGAAAGGGTCGCTGATGGGGAAATTTGCGCCCTTAGTTGGCGAGCCTCTTCCTGGATTGAGTTTAGCCGATGAGATGGAGTCGCCCAAACTGGCCGCGATTGGCTTGACGATGGTGGGTGTACATCTGGAGGCTCAACTCCCACGACAGATGAAGGGGAACTACTGTCATCGCTTCTCACTTCCATGTCTACAACATTTTCTAAATCAGTGATGTTCTCCTGTCTTGATCTGTAATGTAATGCTGAATGGGGTTCCGGTCTTGCCACGTATTCTATTTGAAGATCAGGTGGGTCTTGCTCTATGGAATGTGAAATACATGTAAAAAAACTGactgacaaaaatatttaataaaattgattaaaatgAAGATCacctttaatttcattttcatcatttctacTGAACCCTATCGGTTCCTCCTCGACATCCGTCCGTTCACGGTTTTCGCTGCTAAGAGTAGAACTACACAATTGACGAATGAGCATCATCTTCAgatgaattaattttggcagatttttttaaaaatacgacTTACTTGTCAATCACCGTCGAAGACGACGACTGTTCGTCATCTGATTCATGCATTTTCATGTGTTTCATTAAAATAGCCATTCGTGCTGCAGAATATTTGCAGAGAGTGCATTTGAATTCCTTGGTATGCATATTTCGGTGACGAAGGAGCATAGACGGATATTTAAAGTTTAGATCACACATATCGCATTGATACCTGTTTGAAGTGGTGCTTCAAAATGCAAATCAGTAAACTGTTTTAAAGCAGCTAATAGACTGTTTATTACCTTTGGTGAAGCCGCGTTGCGGTGTTCTGTTTCAGAGACTTGTTTTTGACAAAAACGCTGCCATACTGCATATACTTGGACCTTTTCCCGTGTTTGTGTTTCATGTGGTTTGTCAGACCATTTTTGTAGTTGGTTTCGTATTTGCAGAGGATACACTTGAATTCCTTGGAATCACCGTGGACAAAGTTCTGATGATTTTTTAGTACAATTTGGgaagtaaaatttttatcaCAGTCAGGACATTTGTATCTGAAATTTACGACAGTTAATAGTTTGTCAAAATCAgttcacattcaattttaattcaaataattttgactTACTTATGAAGATGACTTGTAGATATGTGGTTTTTAAGGTCCTCTTTGCTGGTAAAACTGATACCGCAACACTCATTATCTCCGATAGTCTTATCGTGGGCTTTCGTATAGTGTTCTTTTAACCTGCACCGTAAATCGTTGCTGTAGGGACATAGTGAGCAGGCGAAAGAGCCTTTTTCTTGGACTAAACGCCACTTGTACCCGACTTTTGGCATTCTTTCCATTTGATATCACCAAAACCTAAATCTGTTGGCTGAGCTAGGATGTAAAACAAGTAATTAGATATATGTACTTGGAATCTTAGTCAATATCAATTTCACTGACACATTTAATTGTTATAAGAGCATTGATATAAACTAGAGGGATCAGACTTACACTAAGTTTCAAATGTTGTATAGCTGAAATTCCAAACAGCGATTTAGTCAAAGTTAATCAAGTTCACTTTCCTATGTTTTcacaaacaatttcaaactGGAAAAACTCCCTGCCTACATACTTTTTGTCTCAGAGTTAGAACATGATTTTAATTGATGGGGTCATCTTGCAAGCATTACAAAAGGtaataaacaaattattaactGCTTTGAAAACAGTTAACTGATTTGCATTTTGAAGCACCTCTTTAAACAGGTTTTAAAATATCAAAGCGATATGTGTGATCTAAACTTTAAATATCCGTCTACTGTCCTTAATCACCAAAATATGCATACCAAGGAATTCAAATGCACTCTCTGCAAATATGTCTCTTAAAAAACCACATGCACAACTCCAAGTTTGGGATCCCTTCAGCGCCTACAGTACACAACTACACAAAACATATTAACTATTCAATTTTGATGGCCCGGTTAATTCGGTTTACTTTTAGCCAAATACTGACTGTGCTAACTTAAGGCATAATTTGTTGTAAACTTACCTTATGGTCGTTCAGACGATAATAAGCATGGGCGACGGTTTCTATTTGTGAGCCCAAAAAAGCTTCCACACGTTAAACAAGATAAGCTTCAACGTTactttaaatttattcttcCGCTATTTTTCtgatacaaaattttatttttgaacttctggaaatgaaattttggaatttcttttgtttttgattcgaTTAACTTGATTCATCATGACTAACACAGTAACAGCTGTCAGCTGAGGCAGTGTTGTCAATCGCCGAAataagtttcaattttttattcagtctactttcttcaaattaaaattagctAATGTAAAGTCATTAGTATTCGTCAAATGAACTAACAAATCCAAATGaactcaaagaaaaagaacgaacaTTAGAAGATAAAGTAATCAATAAGCGCtaaaagaggaggagaagagcaatggtcgaaaaaaaaaaaaatttttaaatacgaACATACTTAGATAAGGTTATCTTAACACGTTCGGCATCGCACTATTTTAAATAAACTGACCTTTTAAGTCAACTAgagcaaatttatttttcgtttttacggTTTTTACGGTCAGTGACTTTTCCAAAATCCCAGATGACACTCCCTCCCTCCCTAGCAATCCACTTTCTCTATCATCGTCTGTGTTCACTTTTGAACAGATATATCCAATTACTGCAGTTTAAGGTGTCTTTTTTCCCTAGTATATAAAAAGACAGACTTTTTTAGAAAAGAGCACAGTTCCTACCATCTCCTCGGTGACAACTGACAAGTTCAAACTTCACTCAGTAATGCATAACAATTTTCTTGGCTCCATCTTTCAGTACAACCtaaattctattttattttacattaagtattaaacagaaaaggaaaagttcgAGAAAGTATTACCATGGCacccaaatcatttcaaatccGCTGGTTCTTTTGGATGCTGGTCGCAGGCGTCGCTTGGGTGTCATCAGCCGAAGAAAATCAAGTCCGTCAGTACAATTATGGTGACAACGGGCAAACTATTTGGATGTGGAACTGTGACTGGATAAATAACGACATCGCCCAAAAGCCAATTACGCAGACCAGTGCGGAGGCGTCTGCATTGCTAACCCCAATTGCAACCATTTTACATGGACAAATGGCGTTTGTTACATGAAGAGAGCCAAACTCCCAACCGAAAATAGAAGAGTCAATGGCATTTGTGGATGGGTCTTGAGTCGTGCACATTGGTCTAGCTAAATGtcaacaaatgttttttgtttcgtgaaGGAAAAATACATGGGCTGTTACTGTAAAAATGTGTTGTtactgtaaaaataattatgttaTGCACCTTTATTATTTACGgtgaatgtttaaaaaaaagaagaaaaaacaaatttttaaaagcctTTTTGTATTTCATCGATAGCTTCAAACGTATTACattgaagacaaaaagaaattaattgtaCGATCAGAACTTTTCTCGGTTTAAGTTTACGGCGGTTTCTTCTAATTCATCCGGTTGTCAGTGGCAGAAGCCGAGTTCGTGCGGATTTCAGCAGGTTCCAGGCCATTAGTCTCTGAATCCGGGCCCGACTCATATTCTTCCGTGTCCGACTCGTCCGTAGAAGTGTCCGTGTCGCTCTCGCCGCTCTCAGGTTTCAACGTCTGTGTCGTTGCATCCGATTTCTGTATTTTCACGTCCGGTTGTTGAGGGACTTTGGGTGGAGTTGCCGCTCGTTCCAGAGCCTCGAAGCAGGTCAGCAATTGTCTCTGTCGGGTCGGGGTAATCGAATCACAATTTTCTCCGGGTTCAGCGATGAGCAGCGTCGTCAGGAAGAGGCAGAGTTGCTTAACCGATTCTTCAGTGACTCCGGTCTCGAGACGGTGGACCAGAGTCTCGGCACAGTCTGTGATCCAACCGTCCGGCACTCCGGGCATTTCTCTCTTGAAAATGGCGGCCATCAGTTTGAcgttgttgaatttttcgaCTCTCGACTTGCCATTTTCGTCGTCACTGTCAAGCGGCCGGTTGAATTCCTCGACGGCGAGTTGGAACAAGAGACGGACGATGTTTTGTGTCCAGCCTTTCTGGTCGCCGCTCCTCAGTCGCTTCAACAGTTTGGCGTAAAGGTGAGAAATGTTTCCGTTTTTCAAAGCTCTGCTGAGAATGGCATCGACGAGGTCTTGTTCCGCTTCCGATCGATGAAGTTGGTGGTAATTCATCAGGACCTCGATGCCATTCGCCACACTCTCGATTGACTCTGGCGTATTCTTCAACATGTCCAGGTAGCGGTTGATTTGGTTGCACCATTCCAAACGAGAGACGACAAGAGGTGCCACTTGATCGTCCATTCCGTTTTCTATGAACGCCGCCATTGTGGATTGGATTCGACGTTGGAATCTCATCGACTCGGGTTGGCCATCTTTGCGGGTCGGTTGTACTGGTAATCCTTGCAGTTTCAGCTCCGATTTGGATGTGCGAATTGTGCGTATTGTGCGAACGCACCAACTGGCGAAGAGACCCGCAAGGATGACAACAATAGAGATAGAGacgagagaaataatcatgttGGTGGAAGACATGGTTGCTGTATTCAAGTTTTGATCTGTGAAATTCGATTTACTTTAGAAATCTTTGGTCCCCTATAAGTAACCTTTGGTCTGACTTGCAGCAGTGGCATCCCCATTTTTTCTAGTTTAAACGGtcctaaaagtaaaatttaaatgatttcaaattaGTAATCATGTTaatcaaatgtaaaatatttttccgaaTATtactcaataaaaaaatagtttaaacAGTTCAATATTGAAtaagaaaacttttattttaatgctATATGTCAGTGTCAATGATTACATCACCAACACTGTCCTCAGATTGTGGCGCCATCTACCTATTACGTAATTACAATATTGGTCTGACGACTGAAAAATGTCAAAGCTTACATAACTAACTTACATAACCAACATATCTAATAACTTAGCTTCTTATCTCAATAGAACATAATGTGCCGAACAAAAAGATTTAATCCTGAATTCATGTACGGccacgttaaaaaaaaaaattgactcttAAACGAAAAGGTGTCCGTTGAAAATGCTCAGCTGTTGTCAAGTCGAGCCCAGCAACCTTTTCTTTCCCCATTAAATGAATCTATTGCCGTAGTCATTATCGAAAAATTATAGCCtatcacattttttaagtCTAAATGATACGCGCGTCACTGGTCAAACAGC
The sequence above is drawn from the Daphnia pulicaria isolate SC F1-1A chromosome 1, SC_F0-13Bv2, whole genome shotgun sequence genome and encodes:
- the LOC124327042 gene encoding histone-lysine N-methyltransferase PRDM16-like isoform X1, with product MERMPKVGYKWRLVQEKGSFACSLCPYSNDLRCRLKEHYTKAHDKTIGDNECCGISFTSKEDLKNHISTSHLHKYKCPDCDKNFTSQIVLKNHQNFVHGDSKEFKCILCKYETNYKNGLTNHMKHKHGKRSKYMQYGSVFVKNKSLKQNTATRLHQSTTSNRYQCDMCDLNFKYPSMLLRHRNMHTKEFKCTLCKYSAARMAILMKHMKMHESDDEQSSSSTVIDNSTLSSENRERTDVEEEPIGFSRNDENEIKEQDPPDLQIEYVARPEPHSALHYRSRQENITDLENVVDMEVRSDDSSSPSSVVGVEPPDVHPPSSSQSRPVWATPSHRLNSIQEEARQLRAQISPSATLSGILSLLERLLELSASTTIEIRDSVKFEKRSQAIECFEYLWSASKMAVCVWEDIEGSMESNPSLKAVQYAYELLPTFIKWHKIKHLEMVGHIILLSINTVKNSQHKASLIRQQGAERKRL
- the LOC124327042 gene encoding transcriptional repressor CTCF-like isoform X2, which gives rise to MERMPKVGYKWRLVQEKGSFACSLCPYSNDLRCRLKEHYTKAHDKTIGDNECCGISFTSKEDLKNHISTSHLHKYKCPDCDKNFTSQIVLKNHQNFVHGDSKEFKCILCKYETNYKNGLTNHMKHKHGKRSKYMQYGSVFVKNKSLKQNTATRLHQRYQCDMCDLNFKYPSMLLRHRNMHTKEFKCTLCKYSAARMAILMKHMKMHESDDEQSSSSTVIDNSTLSSENRERTDVEEEPIGFSRNDENEIKEQDPPDLQIEYVARPEPHSALHYRSRQENITDLENVVDMEVRSDDSSSPSSVVGVEPPDVHPPSSSQSRPVWATPSHRLNSIQEEARQLRAQISPSATLSGILSLLERLLELSASTTIEIRDSVKFEKRSQAIECFEYLWSASKMAVCVWEDIEGSMESNPSLKAVQYAYELLPTFIKWHKIKHLEMVGHIILLSINTVKNSQHKASLIRQQGAERKRL
- the LOC124320571 gene encoding uncharacterized protein LOC124320571 isoform X1, giving the protein MSSTNMIISLVSVSTVVILAGLFASWCVRTIRTLIKSPSKSELKLQGLPVQPTRKDGQPESMRFQRRIQSTMAAFIENGMDDQVAPLVVSRLEWCNQINRYLDMLKNTPESIESVANGIEVLMNYHQLHRSEAEQDLVDAILSRALKNGNISHLYAKLLKRLRSGDQKGWTQNIVRLLFQLAVEEFNRPLDSDDENGKSRVEKFNNVKLMAAIFKREMPGVPDGWITDCAETLVHRLETGVTEESVKQLCLFLTTLLIAEPGENCDSITPTRQRQLLTCFEALERAATPPKVPQQPDVKIQKSDATTQTLKPESGESDTDTSTDESDTEEYESGPDSETNGLEPAEIRTNSASATDNRMN